The proteins below are encoded in one region of Eulemur rufifrons isolate Redbay chromosome 2, OSU_ERuf_1, whole genome shotgun sequence:
- the TRAPPC5 gene encoding trafficking protein particle complex subunit 5 gives MEARFTRGKSALLERALARPRTEVSLSAFALLFSELVQHCQSRVFSVAELQARLAALGRQVGARVLDALVAREKGARRETKVLGALLFVKGAVWKALFGKEADKLEQANDDARTFYIIEREPLINTYISVPKENSTLNCASFTAGIVEAVLTHSGFPAKVTAHWHKGTTLMIKFEEGVIARDRALEGR, from the coding sequence ATGGAGGCGCGCTTCACACGTGGGAAGTCGGCGCTGCTGGAGCGCGCGCTGGCGCGGCCGCGCACCGAAGTGAGCCTGAGCGCCTTCGCGCTGCTCTTCTCCGAGCTGGTGCAGCACTGCCAGAGCCGGGTCTTCTCGGTGGCGGAGCTACAGGCGCGCCTGGCTGCACTGGGCCGCCAGGTGGGCGCGCGCGTGCTGGATGCTTTGGTGGCACGCGAAAAGGGTGCCCGGCGTGAGACCAAGGTGCTGGGCGCGCTGCTCTTCGTCAAGGGCGCTGTGTGGAAGGCGCTCTTTGGCAAGGAGGCCGACAAGCTGGAACAGGCCAACGACGACGCACGAACCTTCTACATCATCGAGCGCGAGCCACTCATCAACACGTACATCTCCGTGCCCAAGGAGAACAGCACGCTCAACTGCGCCAGCTTCACGGCGGGCATCGTGGAGGCCGTGCTCACGCACAGCGGCTTCCCTGCCAAGGTCACGGCACACTGGCACAAGGGCACCACGCTCATGATCAAGTTCGAGGAGGGGGTCATCGCCCGAGACCGGGCCCTGGAGGGCCGCTGA
- the FCER2 gene encoding low affinity immunoglobulin epsilon Fc receptor has product MEESRYSGFSESPRKWCCGWGTRLALLGLATAALWAGLLSLLLMWHWDTLRSLRLLQETTARNVSHLSKDLQRHQRDQMAQKSQAAQVLQTMEELRAEQKRMKSQDSELSGNLDGLQADLNNLKAQALNERRAAADVLARLQEEVAKLRVELQLSKGAACDTCPEEWVHFQQKCYYFGESTKKWLHAQYACEDMGGRLVSIHSAEEQDFLSKRADWKGSWIGLQDLDREGQFTWMDGSPMGYSNWYPGEPNNQGQGEDCVMMRSSGQWNDASCHSKLDAWVCEQLATCGPPATSTPKGPPGTTPSL; this is encoded by the exons ATGGAGGAAAGCCGATACTCAG GGTTCTCAGAGTCGCCCAGGAAGTGGTGCTGTGGGTGGGGGACACGGCTTGCATTGCTGGGGCTGGCGACCGCCGCCCTGTGGGCCGGGCTGCTGTCCCTGCTTCTTATGTGGC actGGGACACCCTGCGGAGTCTGAGACTGCTGCAAGAGACGACTGCCCGCAACG TCTCTCACCTTTCCAAGGACTTGCAAAGACACCAGCGTGACCAGATGGCCCAGAAATCCCAGG CTGCCCAGGTGTTGCAGACCATGGAGGAACTCCGAGCTGAACAGAAGAGAATGAAATCTCAGG ACTCGGAGCTGTCCGGCAACCTGGACGGGCTCCAAGCGGACCTGAACAACCTGAAGGCCCAAG CCTTGAACGAGAGGCGCGCAGCCGCAGACGTGCTGGCAAGACTCCAGGAGGAGGTGGCGAAGCTGCGGGTCGAGCTGCAGTTGTCAAAGG gtGCCGCGTGTGACACCTGCCCCGAGGAGTGGGTCCATTTCCAGCAGAAGTGCTACTACTTCGGGGAGAGCACCAAGAAGTGGCTCCACGCGCAGTATGCCTGCGAGGACATGGGGGGACGCCTGGTCAGCATCCACAGCGCGGAGGAGCAG GACTTCCTGAGCAAACGGGCCGACTGGAAGGGCTCCTGGATTGGCCTCCAGGACCTGGACAGGGAGGGGCAGTTCACCTGGATGGACGGGAGCCCCATGGGCTACAG CAACTGGTACCCCGGGGAACCCAACAACCAGGGCCAGGGCGAGGACTGCGTGATGATGCGGAGCTCGGGCCAGTGGAATGACGCCTCCTGCCACAGCAAGCTCGACGCCTGGGTGTGCGAACAGCTGGCCACCTGCGGGCCACCCGCCACCTCAACCCCCAAGGGGCCCCCAGGAACTACTCCGAGCCTTTGA
- the CLEC4G gene encoding C-type lectin domain family 4 member G isoform X2, protein MDTSMYRYWGRSEQWSRRSCFLALALLAVAVLWALILSILLSKASTERAALLGSQDLLRTNASRQTAALGTLKEEVEACHRCCSGTQAQLRATRAELGETQAKLTQQDSALKELQERVTQGLAEAGRDREDVRNELFRALEAVRHQNSSCEPCPTSWLPFEGSCYYFSVPQATWVEAQRHCAGAGGYLVIVGGLDEQGFLTRNTRGRGYWLGLRAVRHQSKVQGYQWVDGGPLSFSHWNRGEPNDSWGRENCVMMLDTGMWNDAPCDNERDGWICEKRRSC, encoded by the exons ATGGACACCAGCATGTACA GGTACTGGGGACGCTCTGAGCAGTGGAGCCGGAGATCCTGCTTCCTGGCCCTGGCTCTCCTGGCCGTGGCAGTCCTGTGGGCTCTCATTCTGAGCATACTGTTGTCCAAGG CCTCCACGGAGCGCGCGGCTCTGCTGGGCAGTCAGGACCTGTTGAGGACAAACG CCTCGAGGCAGACAGCGGCGTTGGGGACCTtgaaggaggaggtggaggccTGCCACCGCTGCT GCTCGGGGACGCAGGCGCAGCTGCGGGCCACACGCGCTGAGCTTGGGGAGACGCAGGCGAAGCTGACCCAGCAGGACAGCGCCCTGAAAGAACTGCAGGAGCGCG TGACCCAGGGCTTGGCTGAAGCCGGCAGGGACCGCGAGGACGTCCGCAATGAGCTGTTCCGGGCGCTGGAGGCAGTCAGGCACCAGAACA GCTCCTGCGAGCCGTGTCCCACGTCTTGGCTGCCCTTTGAGGGTTCCTGCTACTATTTCTCCGTGCCCCAGGCCACGTGGGTAGAGGCTCAGCGCCACTGCGCAGGTGCCGGCGGGTACCTGGTGATCGTCGGGGGTCTGGATGAGCAG GGCTTCCTGACTCGGAATACGCGCGGCCGCGGTTACTGGCTGGGCCTGAGGGCTGTGCGACACCAGAGCAAGGTTCAGGGCTACCAGTGGGTGGACGGAGGCCCACTCAGCTTCAG CCACTGGAACCGAGGGGAGCCCAATGACTCTTGGGGGCGCGAGAACTGTGTCATGATGCTGGACACGGGGATGTGGAATGATGCACCGTGTGACAATGAGAGAGACGGCTGGATCTGTGAGAAAAGGCGCAGCTGCTAA
- the CLEC4G gene encoding C-type lectin domain family 4 member G isoform X3: MDTSMYSKWGSGPEEVPGGYWGRSEQWSRRSCFLALALLAVAVLWALILSILLSKASTERAALLGSQDLLRTNGSGTQAQLRATRAELGETQAKLTQQDSALKELQERVTQGLAEAGRDREDVRNELFRALEAVRHQNSSCEPCPTSWLPFEGSCYYFSVPQATWVEAQRHCAGAGGYLVIVGGLDEQGFLTRNTRGRGYWLGLRAVRHQSKVQGYQWVDGGPLSFSHWNRGEPNDSWGRENCVMMLDTGMWNDAPCDNERDGWICEKRRSC, translated from the exons ATGGACACCAGCATGTACAGCAAGTGGGGCAGCGGGCCCGAGGAGGTCCCTGGAG GGTACTGGGGACGCTCTGAGCAGTGGAGCCGGAGATCCTGCTTCCTGGCCCTGGCTCTCCTGGCCGTGGCAGTCCTGTGGGCTCTCATTCTGAGCATACTGTTGTCCAAGG CCTCCACGGAGCGCGCGGCTCTGCTGGGCAGTCAGGACCTGTTGAGGACAAACG GCTCGGGGACGCAGGCGCAGCTGCGGGCCACACGCGCTGAGCTTGGGGAGACGCAGGCGAAGCTGACCCAGCAGGACAGCGCCCTGAAAGAACTGCAGGAGCGCG TGACCCAGGGCTTGGCTGAAGCCGGCAGGGACCGCGAGGACGTCCGCAATGAGCTGTTCCGGGCGCTGGAGGCAGTCAGGCACCAGAACA GCTCCTGCGAGCCGTGTCCCACGTCTTGGCTGCCCTTTGAGGGTTCCTGCTACTATTTCTCCGTGCCCCAGGCCACGTGGGTAGAGGCTCAGCGCCACTGCGCAGGTGCCGGCGGGTACCTGGTGATCGTCGGGGGTCTGGATGAGCAG GGCTTCCTGACTCGGAATACGCGCGGCCGCGGTTACTGGCTGGGCCTGAGGGCTGTGCGACACCAGAGCAAGGTTCAGGGCTACCAGTGGGTGGACGGAGGCCCACTCAGCTTCAG CCACTGGAACCGAGGGGAGCCCAATGACTCTTGGGGGCGCGAGAACTGTGTCATGATGCTGGACACGGGGATGTGGAATGATGCACCGTGTGACAATGAGAGAGACGGCTGGATCTGTGAGAAAAGGCGCAGCTGCTAA
- the CLEC4G gene encoding C-type lectin domain family 4 member G isoform X1: MDTSMYSKWGSGPEEVPGGYWGRSEQWSRRSCFLALALLAVAVLWALILSILLSKASTERAALLGSQDLLRTNASRQTAALGTLKEEVEACHRCCSGTQAQLRATRAELGETQAKLTQQDSALKELQERVTQGLAEAGRDREDVRNELFRALEAVRHQNSSCEPCPTSWLPFEGSCYYFSVPQATWVEAQRHCAGAGGYLVIVGGLDEQGFLTRNTRGRGYWLGLRAVRHQSKVQGYQWVDGGPLSFSHWNRGEPNDSWGRENCVMMLDTGMWNDAPCDNERDGWICEKRRSC; encoded by the exons ATGGACACCAGCATGTACAGCAAGTGGGGCAGCGGGCCCGAGGAGGTCCCTGGAG GGTACTGGGGACGCTCTGAGCAGTGGAGCCGGAGATCCTGCTTCCTGGCCCTGGCTCTCCTGGCCGTGGCAGTCCTGTGGGCTCTCATTCTGAGCATACTGTTGTCCAAGG CCTCCACGGAGCGCGCGGCTCTGCTGGGCAGTCAGGACCTGTTGAGGACAAACG CCTCGAGGCAGACAGCGGCGTTGGGGACCTtgaaggaggaggtggaggccTGCCACCGCTGCT GCTCGGGGACGCAGGCGCAGCTGCGGGCCACACGCGCTGAGCTTGGGGAGACGCAGGCGAAGCTGACCCAGCAGGACAGCGCCCTGAAAGAACTGCAGGAGCGCG TGACCCAGGGCTTGGCTGAAGCCGGCAGGGACCGCGAGGACGTCCGCAATGAGCTGTTCCGGGCGCTGGAGGCAGTCAGGCACCAGAACA GCTCCTGCGAGCCGTGTCCCACGTCTTGGCTGCCCTTTGAGGGTTCCTGCTACTATTTCTCCGTGCCCCAGGCCACGTGGGTAGAGGCTCAGCGCCACTGCGCAGGTGCCGGCGGGTACCTGGTGATCGTCGGGGGTCTGGATGAGCAG GGCTTCCTGACTCGGAATACGCGCGGCCGCGGTTACTGGCTGGGCCTGAGGGCTGTGCGACACCAGAGCAAGGTTCAGGGCTACCAGTGGGTGGACGGAGGCCCACTCAGCTTCAG CCACTGGAACCGAGGGGAGCCCAATGACTCTTGGGGGCGCGAGAACTGTGTCATGATGCTGGACACGGGGATGTGGAATGATGCACCGTGTGACAATGAGAGAGACGGCTGGATCTGTGAGAAAAGGCGCAGCTGCTAA